The proteins below come from a single Vibrio cyclitrophicus genomic window:
- a CDS encoding DUF2860 domain-containing protein, with the protein MRFFLPVVFTAFASMPAYSGLAPSDGFSGNFSILAGSYSDSSNLSTEQDSIQANNTKEGSSENQGLLGFLGTVQYTFGESLNHQVYTGTTREDIATGTIAFEIGYRHQFSGGTIIDFSVLPTFISGKAWADPYVVGVNRNETDVKGNVGRLQLTSVGGTGFQADFAIGESDVDDELSGTQNLSAQDAALLDRERTYLYAKAGYRFILPDQVGLLVPSMVYFSSDAKGDAISFDSYGVELNYAKRMGRHGFVVTLDAHDRQYDEVNPLYGKMRKENEYGAFLAYELSGFMGYDGWSFITLLGLRTIDSNIDFYNSEQVLASVGIDYKF; encoded by the coding sequence ATGAGGTTTTTTTTACCAGTCGTGTTTACGGCATTTGCTTCGATGCCTGCATATAGTGGACTTGCTCCAAGCGATGGTTTCAGCGGAAACTTTAGTATTTTGGCTGGTTCTTATTCAGATAGCAGTAACTTGAGTACCGAGCAAGATTCTATTCAAGCAAACAACACGAAAGAAGGGAGTAGTGAAAACCAGGGGCTTCTCGGCTTTCTCGGAACGGTTCAATACACCTTTGGGGAATCGTTGAACCACCAAGTTTATACGGGAACTACTCGAGAGGATATTGCGACAGGTACAATAGCGTTTGAGATTGGTTATCGACATCAGTTCTCTGGTGGCACCATTATCGACTTCTCGGTGCTCCCTACGTTTATCTCGGGTAAAGCTTGGGCTGATCCGTACGTGGTTGGCGTTAATCGAAACGAAACGGACGTAAAAGGTAATGTGGGACGACTGCAATTGACGAGCGTTGGAGGCACCGGTTTTCAAGCGGATTTTGCAATTGGTGAATCTGATGTTGACGATGAACTGTCGGGAACTCAAAACTTATCTGCCCAAGACGCAGCCTTGTTAGATAGGGAAAGAACCTATTTGTACGCAAAGGCCGGATACCGCTTTATATTGCCGGACCAAGTTGGGTTACTGGTCCCTTCTATGGTTTACTTTAGTTCAGATGCGAAAGGAGACGCGATCAGTTTTGATAGCTACGGCGTAGAACTTAATTACGCAAAAAGAATGGGTCGTCATGGTTTCGTCGTCACGTTAGACGCACATGATCGTCAGTACGATGAAGTAAACCCTCTTTATGGAAAAATGCGTAAAGAGAATGAATACGGTGCTTTTTTAGCTTACGAGTTGAGTGGTTTTATGGGATATGATGGTTGGTCGTTTATTACGTTACTTGGCCTAAGAACCATTGACTCTAACATCGACTTTTACAATTCTGAACAAGTGTTAGCGAGTGTTGGTATCGACTACAAATTTTAA
- a CDS encoding GNAT family N-acetyltransferase, which yields MEIQIRHLELTDYQDIFDIYRHPSVSENTSQKPFLSSDQVERLFGHSDHFTLVAEVSGKVVGHITLFMTTKVRDRHCAGLAIAVNPDMQGKGVGKVLMQEAINQADNWLNLVRLELEVHADNHGATTLYESVGFQLEGTKKLSTFKGGKYVDMLLMSRIRHDYR from the coding sequence TTGGAAATACAAATTAGACACCTCGAACTAACAGATTACCAAGATATTTTTGATATTTATCGTCACCCTTCAGTCTCTGAGAATACATCACAGAAGCCTTTTCTTAGTTCTGATCAAGTTGAGAGATTGTTTGGGCATTCTGACCATTTTACTTTGGTTGCTGAAGTGTCCGGAAAAGTCGTGGGCCACATCACTTTATTCATGACCACCAAAGTGAGAGACAGACATTGTGCAGGCCTTGCGATAGCGGTCAATCCGGATATGCAAGGCAAAGGGGTCGGCAAGGTCTTAATGCAAGAAGCGATCAATCAGGCCGATAATTGGCTTAACCTCGTTCGACTTGAATTAGAAGTTCATGCCGATAATCACGGTGCGACTACTTTATATGAAAGCGTTGGTTTTCAATTAGAAGGAACCAAAAAGCTTAGTACATTCAAAGGTGGGAAATACGTTGATATGCTTTTGATGTCGAGAATTAGGCATGATTATCGTTGA